DNA from Rubripirellula lacrimiformis:
AGCTTCCTCGCCTACGAGGACAGCATTCCAGCAGTGCAGAATCGCCTTCGCCTCTTTGACCTTGTTCTCGGTGAATTTGTCACAATCGACAACCATCACTTCATTACCGCATGGGATGCGAAGCGTGATGTGCTGATTGTTGCATTTCGCGGCACCGACATCGCTCAACTCGCAGATGTCTGGACGGATTTGGACTACGCCAAGATCAAGACCGACACCGGCGAAGTTCACAAGGGATTCTACAAAGCATCAGAGGCGATGATGCGATCGGTGGTTGCCGCGATCGAGCACCGCGGGCGTCCTCAGCACGTTTGGCTTACTGGGCACAGCCTTGGTGGTGCGATTGCAACTCTGACGATGCGACAGCTTGAATCACGTGGCCACCGCGTTGGCGGGCTCGTGACGTTCGGCCAACCTCGCGTGGGCGATCGAGCGTTCACGGAGGAAATGAATCGCAAACTTGGTTCGCGAATCTTGCGAGTCATCAACGAAGACGATGTTGTCGTGTCGCTTCCGCCGCGTATCCCACTGGTCCTGCCAGCGTACTACAGCGGTGGCAACGCCATTCAATTTTTGGATGGCAAGCTCAAGCAGAGCGGTGGCGTTCGGCTGATGGCAAAGCCACCAATCGACGGTGTCATTGGCGACGGCACGACACCCCAAGTTGACCTCGACTTGCTTGCACCACAGACGCCAAGCGGCAAAGTTCCCCCCGATCCGGAACCGCTCACCGCTGAGCAGTTCGAGGAACTGAAGCAAATACTCAATGATCGCGACGGGAGCGTAGCCGACGAGCAAACCTACGGTGGCCCCCTCGGAGGCCCGATGGATCGACTCGATCTAAAACGCCGCGCGGGCAATCACCCGATGCACCTCTACATCCAGAACATCGAGCGTTTCGCTGCGGAGGGCAAGTAAGATGCAAAATCAACTAGCTTCGTCATCCAGCGTCCATCAGCGACGATCCAAAACGGACTGGGAAAATCGGTTTGCTTCCTGGGCTGCATCGCCGTCTGCGACAGAACAGCAGCGAGCAGAAAATGCGGAAAGCATGATTCGGTCTGCAATTCAAAATAGTCCGAAACTTTCGCAGCGCACGATACGGGTTTTTACCCAAGGCTCGTATCGCAATCGGGTGAATGTCCGCAAAGACAGTGACGTCGATATCGGCGTGCTTTGCTTTGACTCTATCTTTCCGGAGTACCCGGATGAAAACGTGAAGCTGGCCCGGAAGAGCCTAGACGTATCAGCCGTCTACGGCTACGCCCAGTTCAAGAACGAACTTGAAGAAGCACTGGTGGCCAAGTTCGGTCGTCCCGCAGTAAGCCGTGGCTCAAAATCATTCGATGTCTCCGAGACCTCCTATCGAGTCGAAGCAGACGTTGCAGCATTTTTCGAGCACCGACGTTACACCACTGTCAACGATTACCTATCTGGCGTGGAGATGATTCCAGACGATCTCAGGCCCCCGATGATTCGGAACTGGCCTGAGCAGCACTACAGCAACGGTGTGACGAAGAACTCGGCTACATCACGGCGGTTTAAGCGTGTCGTTCGGATTCTCAAGTCGTTGAGTAATGAGATGTCTGCGAATGGAATATCCTCGGCGGGACGCACGCCGAGCTTCCTGGTCGAATGTCTCGTCTGGAATGCGCCCAATGCGAATTTCTTGAACGACTCGTACTGGGCGATGACGCGCAGCGTGCTCGCCTGGCTGTTTAACAACACCAGGACAGATCAATCGTGTAAGCATTGGGGAGAAGTAAGCAACTTGAAGTATCTTTTCAATGCATCGCAGCCCTGGACCAGAGCCGAGGCCCATCGCTTCATTTCTGACGCCTGGGATTACGTGGGGTTCGATTGATGCTAACACGAACCCACGTATCTGCGTTTGTAGGTCTAACGATCGTCGCATGGCTGCTAGCACTTTGGTTGCAGGGGCAGCCAGTGTTGTCCCTTTCCTTCATCCGTCCGTTCGGAATTGTGGTTGGTCTCGTATGTGGGATCGCAGCAGTTTTCAATCGGTGGGCGTGGGCCTGGCCAATTTTCCGAGGCTGGTTCGTAGACAGACCCGATCTCCGGGGAACCTGGGAAGCCACCTTGATTTCCGATTGGACCGACCCAACCACTGGGGAAAAGATCGGCCCAATCACTGGCTACGTCGTCGTTCGCCAAACTCTGGCAAGTCTATCGGTACGGCTTATGACGGTGGAGTCTCGGTCTCACTCAATCTCGCACGGAATCACGAAGGAATCCGACGAGATTTTCAGGATGGCTGTGGTCTATCGCAACGAGCCTGAGATTGAATTGCAGGGTACGAGAAGCGAAATCCATCATGGATCTCTTTGGCTAGAAATTCTTGGCGAAGGACCTGAGTGCATGAAGG
Protein-coding regions in this window:
- a CDS encoding nucleotidyltransferase domain-containing protein produces the protein MQNQLASSSSVHQRRSKTDWENRFASWAASPSATEQQRAENAESMIRSAIQNSPKLSQRTIRVFTQGSYRNRVNVRKDSDVDIGVLCFDSIFPEYPDENVKLARKSLDVSAVYGYAQFKNELEEALVAKFGRPAVSRGSKSFDVSETSYRVEADVAAFFEHRRYTTVNDYLSGVEMIPDDLRPPMIRNWPEQHYSNGVTKNSATSRRFKRVVRILKSLSNEMSANGISSAGRTPSFLVECLVWNAPNANFLNDSYWAMTRSVLAWLFNNTRTDQSCKHWGEVSNLKYLFNASQPWTRAEAHRFISDAWDYVGFD
- a CDS encoding lipase family protein, whose amino-acid sequence is MTRPFQSTDRDPDWKVVRLMAELSFLAYEDSIPAVQNRLRLFDLVLGEFVTIDNHHFITAWDAKRDVLIVAFRGTDIAQLADVWTDLDYAKIKTDTGEVHKGFYKASEAMMRSVVAAIEHRGRPQHVWLTGHSLGGAIATLTMRQLESRGHRVGGLVTFGQPRVGDRAFTEEMNRKLGSRILRVINEDDVVVSLPPRIPLVLPAYYSGGNAIQFLDGKLKQSGGVRLMAKPPIDGVIGDGTTPQVDLDLLAPQTPSGKVPPDPEPLTAEQFEELKQILNDRDGSVADEQTYGGPLGGPMDRLDLKRRAGNHPMHLYIQNIERFAAEGK
- a CDS encoding Cap15 family cyclic dinucleotide receptor domain-containing protein, which gives rise to MLTRTHVSAFVGLTIVAWLLALWLQGQPVLSLSFIRPFGIVVGLVCGIAAVFNRWAWAWPIFRGWFVDRPDLRGTWEATLISDWTDPTTGEKIGPITGYVVVRQTLASLSVRLMTVESRSHSISHGITKESDEIFRMAVVYRNEPEIELQGTRSEIHHGSLWLEILGEGPECMKGHYWTDRGTRGGMELRDRMRRCFDCYEHAHDAFSRPETSSESESHEEADATCP